A region from the Aquimarina sp. ERC-38 genome encodes:
- a CDS encoding VOC family protein codes for MKYTLLVTIITLTFSIVSCKIKETSATNLKPTKETTIKNDKNMNSFISIFEIPSTDISRAINFYKEILGVEIEKLEFTGMEMGLFPYQDQMVTGVIIKGEGYEPSASGVTIYLNGGDNLQTILDKVEGNGGKIIIPKTPHADEIGFFAIFHDSEGNKIGLHSPN; via the coding sequence ATGAAATATACTTTACTCGTAACAATTATTACTTTGACTTTTAGCATTGTATCCTGCAAAATCAAAGAAACTTCCGCTACCAATTTAAAACCTACTAAAGAAACAACAATCAAAAACGATAAGAATATGAACAGTTTTATATCAATATTTGAGATTCCATCTACGGACATTTCGAGAGCCATTAACTTTTACAAAGAAATTTTAGGCGTGGAAATTGAAAAGTTAGAATTTACAGGAATGGAAATGGGTTTATTTCCCTACCAAGACCAAATGGTAACAGGAGTAATTATAAAAGGAGAAGGTTACGAACCTTCTGCCAGCGGAGTTACAATATATCTAAATGGCGGAGATAACTTACAAACAATTCTTGATAAAGTAGAAGGAAATGGTGGAAAAATAATTATTCCTAAAACACCTCACGCTGACGAAATTGGATTTTTTGCAATTTTCCACGACTCGGAAGGAAATAAAATCGGACTTCATTCACCAAATTAA